The DNA segment TTGATTGGCGCGAAGGCCGGAAGGAATTTTGAGGTAGCCGTCGGCTTCGGCGTTATTACCGATGAAGAAATTCAGTCCGCCGTGCGCGGAGAGCATCACCATATCATGCGCGATCCATCTGTTATGCAGGATAGCCGGGCTGCATCCTAATATGACGCCCACCAAGAGCAGGGGAATGGACTTCGATAGAGCTGTGCTCTTCTGGATGAGCGCAAGCAATACGAGTGGCAGAACAAAAAAGATCGTCGCAACCATCATGGCCATGCAACCGATGCCGATGCCAACCGCCAATGCCTCCATCCAAGTGATTTCTTTTACGCGACTTCTCAGACACCACCAGACAATGAGCCAAAAAGCGGCGGCTGCCAGTGTTGTCGGCATCATCACGGATGCAAATGCCTGCGAAGGCAGGTAAAAAGCATAACCAACCCCTGCGAAGATACCTATAGCAGAGGAAAAATGCCTGTTTTCTCCTTTTGCGAAAATCAAATTTGCAATGCTGTATATCAAAAATGAGAGAAATGCCTCTATTCCAGCTTGGAGAGCAGTGATTAAAATCGGGTTTTGGAAAAATGTTTTGTAGATTCCAGCCACTAAAAAAGCATACCCAGGCAATCCATAGAAAGCGTAATGGTCCGTCCAGTTTCCAGACAGAAGACGTTTCGACCATTCGTTATAGAACTGCATATCGCCTTGATTATCAAGGATATATGATGCGTCTTGAAGCCGGAAGAGGACTAGGAGGCGAACCGTTAAGGTTAGAAAAAAAACCAATAAACCGGCTCTCTTATAGAAGGCGTGACGAGGGGCCGAGGACATTTTAGCCGAAAGAATGGTGCGCCCGGCACCGCCAAGTCAACGGGGAAGGTCCCCGAGTTATTTTAAAAAGCTGGCACGACGGCTGCTTAATAAGATTTTGTGTCGGACAATCCGACAAAGTAAAAACACAAACTAATAAAAATAGAAAACATCATATGCTAAACAAACTAAACAAAAACCGTGGGGGCTTCACCCTCGTTGAAATCATGATCGTTGTTGCGATTATCGCCTTGCTCGCTTCCGTGGCTGTTCCCAGCTTCCTGCGTGCTCGTAAACGCTCACAAGCTACTGCAGTGAAAAACGACTTGCGCCTCATCGACGCTGCCGTTGATCAGTATGCGATCGAAAACAACAAGGCCGCTGGCGTTCAGCCAACTGGTGCGGATATTTCCAAATATCTCAAAACCGGCACTCGCCTTCAGGTCGCAGCTGCTAATAATGCCATCACCGATCAGCTTGGCAACACTGTTGCCGTGCCAACCGTGGATGCTCTGCCGAAGCTGCCAACCACCACCAACACAGCGCTGTCTGATGTTGCTGATGCTAACTTCTGGGCTCCCTACTCGATTAACTAATCTAACTTAAACTCACATCAAGCCCTCCGAGGAAACTCGGGGGGCTTTTTTGTGTTTCAATGTCTTTGGTTGCCTTCCAAGCTGACATCTTAATAAATTCTGTCCTGGCTGTGATCGCGCTTCCCAAAAAAAACTATCTCATCTGGTTCAGCGTAACAGCCACCGTGCTTTTTATCGGCATCACTTTCTGGCTTTATTGGGGGTGTTTGAGAGGCGAGTTTATTTGGGATGACAATTTTCTAGTTAAAAATAACCCTCTCATTCGTTCTCCCAAGTTATTCTTTGAAATCTACCGTCATTTTCTTGGCTACGATCCCTCGTCAAATTTCTACCGTCCCACTCAAACACTGACATATTTGCTCGACTACTGGAGAGGCGGAATTGCACCGATATACTATCATCAGACAAACGTCATCATTCATGGCCTGAATGCAGGATTGTTTTTCACCTTCCTCATGCTACGTCTAAAAAAAGAGACTGCCGGGCTGGATCGGAAGATAATCTTTGGAGCTTTTCTAGTTTCATTGTTGTGGCTGGTACAACCCATACATTCAGCCACCGTCGCCTATATTGCAGGGCGGGCGGACAGCCTGGCACTGCTATTCCTTCTGGCCACCTGGTGTCTATGGGAGAAAATCAAGCAATCGTCGAAACGCAGTGCAACTCTGCTCCTGTTCACTCTGACGTTCTCTCTTTTTTTAGCCTTGGGCTCTAAAGAAGCCGCGTTAATAGGAATGGCCTTCTTCCTCCTGAATACCCTCTTTCTTGAGAATGAACTATCAGCAACACGCAAGTGGAGCGTGGTATTCGCCTGCCTCTTCTTGTTTGCTATTTATCTGGCTCTCCGTTTTAGCATTAACAACGTCACTGAACCCAATAGTTTTTTCACCGAATGGCCAGAGAGGCCCAAGCTGATCCTTTGTGCACTGGGAGACTATCTGCGCCTGCTCATCTACCCTGGTAATCTGCGGATGGAACGCCAAGTTGCATTGCTGCCCAACCTCTACGTGGATCCAGCCAGCTTTGATCCACTCTATCCATGGCTGGCAATTATAGGAATTATTTTTATAGTCTTACTGCTGACTCTGTGTATCTATCGAGGAAAACATCAGCCTCTACGTCGTTTTGGCGTGGCTTGGTTTTGCACGATGCTGCTACCAGTCTCCAATGTCTTCTCACTTAATTCTACGGTTGCCGAACACTGGCTCTACATTCCATCGATTGGCTTTTTTATCGCGCTGTTAGGATCGTGGTTGGAGGCCACGCGAAATATCCAAAGAATCGCCACACTATTCATAGCGATCTGGATTATTGGATTGTCCTGTCGAACGGTTGTGAGGTCTAAAGATTGGATAACACCGATTACATTCTTCGAAAAAACAATTCACGACGGTGGCGATACAGCTCGAATGCGGGTTAACTTGGCTAATGAATACCGAAAGGTTGGACGGTTTGCCGAAGGAGAAACTGTGTTGCGGTTTGTTTTGCAGAAAAGCCCGACTTATTTCCAAGCCCGTCATGCCCTGGCGGCCAATCTGCAAGCGCAAGGGAACACAGACGAGGCAAGTCAGTTAATCAGTGACGGTGAAAATGCACTTGGGTCTAGCTTTTCAGGCAAGATTTATTTGCTGCAGCACATGCTGCAAGTAGACCAGATTCAAAAAGCTGGCAGCTTACTGAAAGAGTTGCGACAGCAATATCCAGATTCATGGATGATAACAAAAGACACACTTCTTTTTTTTGACAAAGTAAACCAGTCGCAAAACAAGTTAACTGTCCTGCAGTCTTTCGCGGAGAGACACTGGTGGCATAGGGATTCTCTAATTTTGCTGGGTGATTACTATGCCGATGCAGGCTGCTTAAATAATGCCATTGCCTCCTATAAAAATGCTGCTGAACTCGATATCCGAGATGCTGGGGCCTACAATCGCATTGTATCTTTGTTGGTGAAGAATAGCAATTACTCTGAAGCCATTATCTGGGAGAAAAAGGCACTCGATAGAGAAGGTTCCTTGAAACAAATTGCGCTCCTAAATTCATTGCGGTCTGCGGCACATAAAAAATAAAATGTCCTTCCCACCTCGGCAGCGCAGGTTAGATACTGATCAAGTTTCTTGGTGGAAGATATGCCTTTTATGCGCCGCGCTTGTGTTACTTACAGAAATCGCTTACCTGCCGGTGTGGCATGGTAAGTTTCTGTGGGATGACGAGTTTCTAGTTCTACGGAATTCATTTATCCGATCACCTATTCTTTGCGCTGAAGTTTTCCGTCACTTCCTTTTCACAGATGCAAAAGGCGAGTTCTATAGGCCTGTGCAAAACCTTTCTTACATTCTGGATTACTGCCGCGCTGGGTTGAACCCAAGTGCCTTCCATGGAACTAACATCATTCTCCATGCACTGAATGGCGTTCTGCTGTTTTTTTTGGGCAGAAATCTATTCAGAAGATTTACAGCAAGGACCTGCTCTCAATCGACTTGCATGGCATTCTGCCTGGCAGCAATTTGGCTTTTGCATCCAGTTCACAGCGCCATTGTCGCCTATGTGTCTGGTCGGGCCGACAGCCTTGCTCTGGCGGGTTTACTAGGTGGCTGGCTCTGCTGGGAAACCGCACGAGCCGTCTCACCAGAAAAAAAGAAACGGATTCGGGCACTCTACGCCTTGGCTTTCTTACTGGCTTTAGCTGGTTGCTGCTCCAAGGAAATCGGATTGGCCGGGATGGGCTTTTTTATTCTATACCTCTGGCTTTTTAAAATAGACGTTCCAAATCTGGTAAAAGGAAAAACCACGCTCATGGTCTCTTTGATTGTCATCTGTTATTTTCTATTGAGACAACTGCCCGATCCAAATGTGGCTCCTTCAGATGGAAAAATAATTCCATTGATCGAAAAACTTAGCTTATTCTTACGAGCCATGGGTGATTATGGCCGACTTTTTATCTATCCGGCCAAGCTCTTCATGGAGCGGCAGGTAAGTATTCACACCGGACTGTTCACCGACGCTGTAAAGAACGATGCGTTGTTTCCTTGTCTTGGATGGATGGGGGGCGCTTTTCTCATTGCTCTCACAGCTTCTCTATTGTGGAAAGGAGAAGGACGCAGACTCCGTCTTCTTGGTGTGCTCTGGTTTGGCATCATGATTTTGCCCGTTTCCAACTTATTCACTTTGAATGCTACGGTGGCGGAGCACTGGCTCTATATTCCTTCCATCGGCCTCTATCTCTGGCTCGCTGGATGCTGGTTGGATGCTGGCAAAATTTTCCGGCGGAGTATTGTTTTGCTCTTGCCTGTGGCAATAGTCTGTCTTGGCCTTCGTACACATGTAAGAGCAGGGGATTGGAAGGATGGGTTCACCTTCTACCGTGCAACCATCCGCGATGGAGGCGACAGCATTCGAGTTAGAATCAACCTGGCAGGTGAATATGAGAAAATGAACAAATTGGATGAGTCAGAAAGAATTTATCGATCCATCCTCAAAGCTGTCCCTGATTTTTCTTTGGCCAGAGTGCTTCTCATTCAGAATTTACTCAAACAGCAGCGTCCGGCTGACGTGGAGAAGCTTGGCGCAAAACTCGACACGCACGTTTCCGGCATGGCTGAACGCAGCGCCACTGTCGCCCTGTTAACCCAATCAAAGCAATTTGGTGAAGCCGCCAAAGTCGCCCGACAAGCCTACGAAGCTAACCCCAATTCCTGGTCTATGGCCAAAGCGCTTGCCCAAATCTACAAAGAGCAAAATCAAACACTGGCTGCTATCCAGTTGCTCAATGGATATACTCAAAGAAATTGGTGGAATGCTGCGGCACAGAATGAGCTGGCTGAGCTTTGCGTTTCTCTTAATGAATTTGACGTAGCGCTGCCAGCGTATCTCATGGCAGCGAGATTAGACATTAGAGATCCCGAGCCATTGGCACAAGCCGCAGTGATACTTGCAGAGAAAGGTGATTTTTCTAAAGCAATTGCGTTGCAGGAAGAAGCCGTCAGTCGAGACAATTCCCAGCGACAGCGGGAAATTTTAGACTCCATAAAAACGCTGCAGTCGGAGAAAACACCAGCAAAATAGATGCATCCTGATCCCGTTGTTCATCAGAATAATCTGCGAATAGAACGCCAGCGAATCATGCTGGTCGCTATTTTGATAATCATCGTTGGCATAGTCTCTTATCGAGAGTCGTTTCGCGTGCCATTCATTTTCGATGACATTCCGACTATTCAGGAAAATCCAACTATTTTGCACATATGGCCTTTGAAGGAGGCGTTATTTCCTCCGCCCAATAGCGGCCTAACCACAGCAGGACGCCCTCTGGTGAATCTTTCTTTGGCTGTGAACTACGCACTTGATCAGTACAAAGTCACCGGATATCACATCTTCAATTTGGGTGCTCATCTCTGTGCGGCACTGGCCCTCACGGGAATCGCGAGACGAACGTTCCTGCAGCCATCACTCCAAGACAAATTCGGTCAGGCTGCATTACCCCTGGCTTCGGTAATCGCGCTGCTTTGGTTAGTCCACCCTCTAAACACTGCGGCTGTGACTTACATTGTTCAACGAGCCGAAGTCATGACGTGCCTCTTCTATCTTTTGGCGCTTTATAGTTTTATTCGAGGGAGCGCACAGGAAAATGCTACACGCTGGTTAGTTTTTTCTGTAGCTGCTTGCTACTTCTCAGTCGCCAGCAAAGAAGTGGGAGCCACCATTCCGCTAACGATACTCCTCTACGACCGAACATTTTGTTCAGGCAGCTTTCGTAAAGCCTGGGCTTTGCGCTGGAAGTATTATCTCTCGCTGGTGGCCAGCTGGTGCTTTCAAATTCTTCTAATCCTCAGCACCGGCAACCGTGGTGGAACAGCCGGATTCGGCGTTAAAATGCCTCTTCTAGATTATGCCCTAACTCAAACTTGGGCCATTGCGAATTATTTGAAGCTAATCTTTTGGCCATCACCATTGATCTTTGATTATGGCACAGACCTAATCACCACTCCGTCCGAGGTGATTCTTCCCTGCATCCTAATTGTCCTATTGCTGGGTTTGACTTTGATCGCACTCTGGAAGCGTCCCATTCTCGGATTTCTCGGAGCTGGTTTCTTTGTCATTCTAGCGCCGAGTTCCAGTGTGGTGCCTGTGGTCACACAAACCATGGCGGAGCACCGGATGTATCTGCCGTCAGCTGTGATCCTCGCTCTCGTGGTGACAGGCTTATATTCAAAGTTGGGTAAATCGAGCGGTATTCTATTCGCGGGTCTAATTGTCATGGCCTCGATGCTGACGCAGTTCAGAATTCAGGATTACAAAACGCATCTTTCCATCTGGCGAGACACCGTTGAGAAGCGTCCGCAAAACGCACGGGCGTGGAAATGCCTCGGCGTGTTAGTGGCGCAACTAGGAGATTATCCTGTTGCGATTAAAATGTATGATCACGCCAAGCAGATCGAGCCGCGCGACCCTGGCTTATATTTCAACACAGCGAATGCACTCGGAAAAATCGGACGCATTCCCGATGCGATCAGGGAATATCAGATAGCCATTCAGATGCTGCCCAGTTTTGCAGAGGCTAGAAACAATCTAGCCAACATCTATTTACAAGCTGGACAAGCCGACGAAGCGGTTTCCCAGTTACAAATCGCTCTTAAAATCGACCCTAACTCCGCCCAGGCTCACTACAACATGGGAAGAGGTCTGCAGATGTTAGGAAAAACTCGCGAGGCCGAAATGCACCTTCTCGAAAGTCTTCGGATACGACCTGATTTTCCACCCGCCATGGATGCACTCCAGTCACTGCGTGCAGCTACCACTTCTCAATAGTCTTCATTTGCAAAATATCCGCTCCGCTCATTTCAAAATTTGTCTGTGCATCACAGTCCTGATTGCGGCGCTGTGGACATTTCAATCGTGGTGGAGATGGAGTCATTTCAGCTACACCACATTCGATCTCGCCTTCTATGTGCAGGCGCTCGATGGATTCACTCACGGACGCAACTGGAGCAGCCTGCTGGGAGTCAAACCGTTTGGCAATCACGCAGATTTTATCATCCTCCTTATCTGGCCGCTGTTTGCCGTCATTCGTCACCCGATGACGCTGATTGTTGTGCAGAATCTAGCTCTTGCAGCCTGTCTTCCGCTTGGGTGGAAAATTGCCCGACAAATGGGCTGGAACTCGCGGTCCTCTTTTTGGCTCGCGTCCGTGTTGCTGATCAATCCTGTGCTAACATTTGTAGCCTTGCACGAATTTCATCCGGAAGCATTTGCGGCACCGCTTTGGCTGGCGATCTATCATAGCTGGCAGAAGAAAAATCTTCGGGCATTCTGGTTGTTCCTGATTCTGTTTCTTAGTTGCAAAGAAAATCTGGGGCTATTGGCAGGTGCCTGGTGTTTCATAAAGCTTTTTGAACATCCCAGTCGTCAGATTCTCTGGCAATGGATCATCTTTCCCGGACTATTTATTGCAGGCTGGATGGCTGTTTATCTGTTCTGGCTGGGACCAAAGTGGAATGCAGGAAATGTGGATTTCGGTGCACTCTACTCGCACTTGCACGAGAAGGGTTTACTCGCTGGAGCCAGCGATGTTTTCCACTCGTCACTGCAAGGCTCCATTCTCTGGGCGCTGCTGCTGCCAATGCTATTTCTTCCGTTGCGCAAACCTTTGAGCTTGCTGCCTACGATGCCGCTTTTGCTTCAGCATTTACTCTCCTGGAGATCGTCGGAATGGACCATTTACTTCCATTACGCCGCGCCGATTTTGCCGGTGTTTTGGATCGCCACTCTGGAATCACTAAATCCGCAAAATGGGGAGGGTAAAAAATGGTATGCCACAATGCCTTTCTTCCTTGTGCTGGCAAATCTGGTTTGCTTCTTTATTGTGGAGACTCCCGAGAAGTTCCTCGCTCCTTTTTCTAACATCGACAGCCAGCTCGCAGCCAAGAAGGCGATTGTTAGAGAAATTCCGGCTGAGGCTAGTGTGCTGGCCCCACTTCCATTTCAATCTCAACTGGCTGAGCGGCCTGAAATCTACTCGCTACACCTGGTTTTAAAAGGGTTGAAAACCCTGAGTCGGAATATCTATTCGCCTCCTCCGCCAACGGATTTTGTCATAGTAGATTATGACGACACCATCACATTCGACTCCAACTCCGGTTACTACCATCCGGCGATGAAGTTAAGGACCGGCGAAGTAGTGAGTTCGAGTGATGCGCTGCTACATCAGTTTTTAAGCAAGGCAAGCTGGCAGGTGGATTCTGTGGGCGCACTCACAGTTTTCCAGAAGATTTCGGCCCAACCGGTTGTCGCAACGCCAACATCCATTCCGCTCAA comes from the Chthoniobacterales bacterium genome and includes:
- a CDS encoding DUF2079 domain-containing protein yields the protein MQNIRSAHFKICLCITVLIAALWTFQSWWRWSHFSYTTFDLAFYVQALDGFTHGRNWSSLLGVKPFGNHADFIILLIWPLFAVIRHPMTLIVVQNLALAACLPLGWKIARQMGWNSRSSFWLASVLLINPVLTFVALHEFHPEAFAAPLWLAIYHSWQKKNLRAFWLFLILFLSCKENLGLLAGAWCFIKLFEHPSRQILWQWIIFPGLFIAGWMAVYLFWLGPKWNAGNVDFGALYSHLHEKGLLAGASDVFHSSLQGSILWALLLPMLFLPLRKPLSLLPTMPLLLQHLLSWRSSEWTIYFHYAAPILPVFWIATLESLNPQNGEGKKWYATMPFFLVLANLVCFFIVETPEKFLAPFSNIDSQLAAKKAIVREIPAEASVLAPLPFQSQLAERPEIYSLHLVLKGLKTLSRNIYSPPPPTDFVIVDYDDTITFDSNSGYYHPAMKLRTGEVVSSSDALLHQFLSKASWQVDSVGALTVFQKISAQPVVATPTSIPLKSGLIDSATDLMTLSVMNNNGQIQVTSEWSYRSERRKIPWLHVIATQIGTGEQRIFNRGLCCPEGRADGGIWRDTWNLPAELLIRPEEWSFRAIFEDHATRSYTHRELNGDEIFAIDIPWKK
- a CDS encoding tetratricopeptide repeat protein, translated to MHPDPVVHQNNLRIERQRIMLVAILIIIVGIVSYRESFRVPFIFDDIPTIQENPTILHIWPLKEALFPPPNSGLTTAGRPLVNLSLAVNYALDQYKVTGYHIFNLGAHLCAALALTGIARRTFLQPSLQDKFGQAALPLASVIALLWLVHPLNTAAVTYIVQRAEVMTCLFYLLALYSFIRGSAQENATRWLVFSVAACYFSVASKEVGATIPLTILLYDRTFCSGSFRKAWALRWKYYLSLVASWCFQILLILSTGNRGGTAGFGVKMPLLDYALTQTWAIANYLKLIFWPSPLIFDYGTDLITTPSEVILPCILIVLLLGLTLIALWKRPILGFLGAGFFVILAPSSSVVPVVTQTMAEHRMYLPSAVILALVVTGLYSKLGKSSGILFAGLIVMASMLTQFRIQDYKTHLSIWRDTVEKRPQNARAWKCLGVLVAQLGDYPVAIKMYDHAKQIEPRDPGLYFNTANALGKIGRIPDAIREYQIAIQMLPSFAEARNNLANIYLQAGQADEAVSQLQIALKIDPNSAQAHYNMGRGLQMLGKTREAEMHLLESLRIRPDFPPAMDALQSLRAATTSQ
- a CDS encoding prepilin-type N-terminal cleavage/methylation domain-containing protein: MLNKLNKNRGGFTLVEIMIVVAIIALLASVAVPSFLRARKRSQATAVKNDLRLIDAAVDQYAIENNKAAGVQPTGADISKYLKTGTRLQVAAANNAITDQLGNTVAVPTVDALPKLPTTTNTALSDVADANFWAPYSIN